The Nocardia arthritidis genome has a window encoding:
- a CDS encoding Lrp/AsnC family transcriptional regulator codes for MPTVTDQEINRQARPMLDEISKRIIAQLQEDGRRPYATIGKAVGLSEAAVRQRVQRLSDAGVIQIVAVSDPLQVGLFRQAMIAITVDGPLRPVADALAAMDEITYVVECAGRYDILCEAVCADDAALLELVSDRLRRLAQVRHAEIMVYLELRKQTYRWGAR; via the coding sequence ATGCCCACCGTGACCGACCAGGAAATCAACCGCCAGGCCCGCCCGATGCTCGACGAGATCTCCAAGCGGATCATCGCCCAGCTGCAGGAGGACGGCCGACGGCCGTACGCCACCATCGGCAAGGCCGTCGGTCTGTCCGAGGCGGCCGTGCGGCAGCGGGTGCAGCGGCTGTCCGACGCGGGCGTCATCCAGATCGTCGCGGTCTCGGATCCCTTGCAGGTCGGGCTATTTCGGCAGGCGATGATCGCGATCACGGTGGACGGCCCGCTGCGGCCGGTGGCCGACGCGCTCGCCGCGATGGACGAGATCACCTACGTGGTGGAATGCGCCGGACGCTACGACATCCTCTGCGAGGCGGTGTGCGCCGACGACGCGGCGCTGCTCGAGCTGGTATCGGACCGGCTGCGCAGGCTGGCGCAGGTGCGGCACGCCGAGATCATGGTCTATCTGGAACTCCGTAAACAGACCTATCGA